One window of the Anopheles cruzii chromosome 2, idAnoCruzAS_RS32_06, whole genome shotgun sequence genome contains the following:
- the LOC128267881 gene encoding uncharacterized protein CG4449: MALSKESTSKATTNADQRGKTIACDATLECNTDQPDSIDLTEGISLHEDMQELISKYDFACCNPDPQVGKNLRKKYSFYYKTKRSFGDIHQSYKTKHPVAVTEIAVFREKLKTVAENLDTLFVEAKSMHQAEAPTTATRGRGRTRPNLNVGPPTAVIILDEDDPPAVATNRRRRSLRLNGSTIDKPTESVITLDSDEETAAPISQLDQSFEAENYNMRIKVKWGGNIETFNHRKHQKFMDIITQLAVRERADKECILLNLNDRVIYANDTPDTIGYKTYQFISGRILQEKAPTLSKAGPATSAKTTEANLITLKVQLEKRKEPLRLQINKQQKMAVLVVKCAEELKCEPAKIRLYFDGELVNTDSKPEELELEGEEMLDVRMV; this comes from the exons ATGGCTCTATCAAAGGAAAGCACATCAAAAGCTACTACAAATGCCGATCAAAGGGGAAAAACTATTGCCTGCGACGCAACGTTGGAATGCAACACAGACCAGCCTGATTCCATAGACCTAACGGAAGGCATAAGTTTACATG AAGATATGCAAGAATTGATTAGTAAGTATGACTTTGCGTGCTGTAATCCGGATCCCCAGGTGGGAAAGAACCTCAGGAAAAAGTATT CGTTTTACTATAAAACTAAGCGGTCCTTCGGTGATATTCATCAGtcctacaaaacaaaacatccggTGGCTGTCACTGAGATAGCAGTTTTTagggaaaaattgaaaacggtTGCAGAAAACCTGGATACATTATTTGTTGAAGCCAAAAGCATGCATCAGGCAGAAGCACCCACCACTGCAACGCGTGGCAGGGGCCGTACACGGCCAAACCTTAACGTGGGACCTCCGACAGCCGTG ATAATATTAGACGAAGATGATCCTCCCGCAGTTGCGACGAATCGGCGCCGTCGTTCCCTGAGGCTCAATGGGTCAACCATCGATAAACCAACTGAATCTGTT ATAACCTTGGATTCGGATGAAGAAACTGCAGCACCAATTTCTCAACTGGATCAGTCATTTGAGGCAGAAAACTACAACATGCGAATTAAGGTGAAATGGGGCGGAAATATCGAAACCTTCAATCACCGTAAACATCAGAAGTTTATGGACATCATCACACAACTGGCAGTAAGGGAACGCGCCGACAAAGAATGCATTCTGCTAAATCTGAACGATCGCGTCATCTATGCCAACGATACACCCGACACAATCGGGTATAAAACGTACCAGTTTATCT CTGGACGCATTCTTCAGGAAAAGGCTCCAACACTGTCCAAGGCCGGCCCTGCAACATCAGCAAAAACGACCGAAGCTAACCTCATTACACTAAAGGTGCAGCTGGAAAAGCGCAAGGAACCGCTGCGTCTGCAGatcaacaaacagcaaaagaTGGCTGTGCTGGTGGTCAAGTGTGCCGAAGAGCTGAAATGCGAACCGGCGAAAATTAGGCTATACTTCGACGGTGAACTGGTTAACACCGACAGCAAACCGGAAGAACTAGAATTGGAAGGCGAAGAGATGCTGGACGTCCGCATGGTATAA